The following are from one region of the Leptolyngbya iicbica LK genome:
- a CDS encoding DUF3143 domain-containing protein codes for MVMPSADTPLYNHPLPDIEQWLREQGCHQNSEALHEWHVEKTDWQANIALDVDSIVVRYLNAPPVGEDVQRVFKYSLSRQDLEEAIFSGP; via the coding sequence ATGGTGATGCCCAGCGCTGATACGCCTCTCTACAATCATCCTTTGCCAGATATCGAACAGTGGCTGCGCGAGCAGGGATGCCATCAAAACTCTGAAGCCCTCCATGAGTGGCACGTCGAGAAAACCGATTGGCAAGCCAATATCGCCCTGGATGTGGACTCAATTGTGGTGCGGTATCTCAACGCCCCGCCCGTTGGTGAAGACGTGCAGCGCGTTTTTAAATATTCCCTCAGTCGCCAAGATCTCGAAGAAGCAATTTTTTCAGGTCCTTGA